One window of Triticum dicoccoides isolate Atlit2015 ecotype Zavitan chromosome 5A, WEW_v2.0, whole genome shotgun sequence genomic DNA carries:
- the LOC119303678 gene encoding protein FAR1-RELATED SEQUENCE 5-like isoform X1 has protein sequence MTMCERQWLFFSEMKAQDSEFTYNIQVDDESRIRTLMWTNGRSKTQYHHFGDVITFDPTYKTNLYDMPFGLFVGVNNHFQSVLYAGVLMRDETEDTSKWIFDEFVKMMGGKKPITILIDQARAMEKAIEEVYPESTHRWCKWHVLKKAKENLGAHYTKKSDFRAEFHKLVHEMLTIDEFEDGWAALLDKYSLKTNPYLVQIYETRQKWAKPYFAGKFCARQTSTGRSESANHMLKQYVPPSCSMNLFVKQYNKLQFDREQEEGFQEKRTRLSHAVLKVNTSLEVHASKIYTRRMFEIFGGILYESGMYDVEEIIEKQKYIVTHQRAELCEKWFKCRFEVNVSNNLGYFSCICGLFEHMGMVCCHSL, from the exons ATGACGATGTGCGAAAGACAATGGCTATTTTTTTCAGAAATGAAAGCACAAGACAGCGAGTTCACATACAACATTCAGGTAGATGATGAGAGTAGGATACGGACCCTTATGTGGACGAACGGGCGTAGCAAAACACAGTACCATCACTTCGGTGACGTTATCACCTTCGACCCGACATACAAAACAAACCTGTATGATATGCCATTTGGTTTGTTTGTGGGGGTGAATAAtcattttcagagtgtgctttatgCGGGGGTTTTGATGCGAGACGAGACCGAGGATACATCCAAATGGATTTTTGATGAGTTCGTGAAGATGATGGGTGGTAAAAAACCAATTACAATTCTAATAG ATCAAGCTAGAGCCATGGAAAAGGCAATCGAGGAGGTGTATCCTGAATCCACGCATCGCTGGTGCAAATGGCACGTGctgaagaaggccaaagaaaacctGGGTGCTCATTACACCAAGAAGTCAGATTTCAGGGCTGAATTCCACAAGCTTGTGCATGAGATGCTGACTATTGATGAATTCGAGGACGGCTGGGCAGCATTGCTTGACAAATATTCACTGAAAACAAATCCATATCTCGTGCAGATCTACGAGACTAGGCAGAAGTGGGCAAAACCTTACTTTGCCGGGAAATTCTGTGCTCGCCAAACTAGCACTGGCAGGAGTGAGAGTGCAAACCATATGCTGAAGCAGTATGTCCCCCCGTCATGCTCAATGAATCTATTTGTCAAACAATACAACAAGCTCCAGTTTGACCGAGAACAGGAGGAAGGATTCCAGGAGAAACGTACTAGACTG AGTCATGCTGTGCTGAAGGTGAACACCTCTCTTGAAGTACACGCAAGCAAGATATATACCAGGAGGATGTTTGAGATTTTTGGTGGCATACTATATGAATCTGGAATGTATGATGTCGAAGAAATCATAGAGAAGCAGAAATACATAGTGACACACCAGAGAGCCGAGCTCTGTGAGAAGTGGTTCAAGTGCCGGTTTGAAGTCAACGTGTCTAATAACCTTGGTTATTTCTCGTGCATTTGCGGTCTGTTTGAGCACATGGGCATGGTTTGCTGTCACTCGCTATAG